A single genomic interval of Helianthus annuus cultivar XRQ/B chromosome 6, HanXRQr2.0-SUNRISE, whole genome shotgun sequence harbors:
- the LOC110865022 gene encoding protein NLP7 yields MDQVIMEMLWNKIYLEQPTVQLSGDSRYLNPLWVSGKQDEPSQSITTCFELRTERFYSYHQEITYKIRAALKILTFREQHVLVQFWSPRDVGKHQLLTTIDQPFGLGVASEELCSYRRDSEHKAFLVDKDHEEEDVSPPARVFRRGLPEWTSDITDYETKDFPQQDCAIRCNLHGYLALPVFDSTTRSCVGVLEILTSVKYMHYAFEVQQVHKALQAENLTSPQVFDYPTLKVPSERKQTERDKILDILKVVCDIHSLPLAQTWTVSPTSSYVSHNKVIEKTCSSFDTRCVGKVCMSTAALPFHVRDLGMWHFRKACGEQHLDKARGFVGKALLDRRSYYCQDVTELSEEEYPLVHYARMNGLTSCFTIFLHSVEGDDGDDYVLEFFLQLGNKDSRHVVNLVQTLKQRIEIASGFELGEILLPVEVTDQPPRDVSCLSLSTNPHIIPISSTTSANALTPETDSSDAESLSANVAKTDPANVPSQQSPKQIQPNKHECIITDNVSMQKTKQSRKRKIDSLTMETVNQHVGKPLGQTAEILGVSRSTLKRFCRVHGISSWPVPKHSKRSEFGSEKQLQQSSMHSVGHVSDTGLLTVKASFKDDMIKFPFCVSSGLMELEKEVAERVDVKGQRLSLKYEDEEKDWVLITCDADLESLASNTAIKLLVYVADDDRLAYETSH; encoded by the exons ATG GATCAGGTCATCATGGAGATGCTGTGGAACAAGATCTATCTTGAACAACCTACAGTTCAATTGTCTGGTGACTCCAGATATTTGAACCCTCTTTGGGTTTCTGGAAAACAAGATGAACCCTCTCAATCCATCACAACCT GCTTCGAGCTGCGAACAGAGAGATTTTACTCGTATCATCAGGAAATAACGTATAAGATAAGAGCTGCGTTAAAGATCTTAACATTCCGTGAGCAACATGTTCTTGTTCAGTTTTGGTCGCCTCGTGATGTTGGCAAACACCAACTACTTACAACCATAGATCAACCGTTCGGTCTTGGTGTAGCCAGTGAAGAATTGTGTTCTTATAGAAGGGACTCTGAGCACAAAGCATTTCTTGTGGACAAGGATCATGAAGAAGAAGATGTTAGTCCTCCTGCGCGAGTATTCAGGCGAGGATTGCCAGAGTGGACTTCTGATATAACTGATTACGAGACGAAAGATTTTCCACAACAAGACTGCGCGATACGTTGCAATCTTCATGGGTACTTGGCTTTGCCAGTGTTCGATTCTACTACACGGTCATGTGTTGGTGTGCTTGAGATTTTGACCTCCGTCAAGTATATGCATTACGCCTTTGAGGTTCAACAAGTTCACAAAGCACTGCAGGCGGAAAATCTGACAAGCCCACAAGTATTTGATTACCCTACTTTAAAG GTTCCCAGTGAACGAAAGCAAACCGAGCGTGATAAAATCTTGGATATTTTGAAAGTTGTATGTGACATCCACAGTTTACCGCTTGCTCAGACATGGACTGTGTCCCCGACCAGTAGTTACGTTTCCCATAATAAAGTTATCGAGAAGACCTGTAGTAGTTTTGACACCAGATGTGTCGGGAAAGTCTGCATGTCTACGGCTGCTTTGCCGTTTCATGTTCGAGACTTGGGCATGTGGCATTTTAGGAAAGCGTGTGGAGAGCAACACTTGGATAAAGCTCGGGGCTTTGTTGGGAAGGCGTTGTTAGACCGCCGTTCGTACTATTGTCAAGATGTGACTGAATTAAGTGAAGAAGAGTATCCTTTGGTACACTATGCACGCATGAACGGGTTAACCAGCTGCTTTACAATCTTCTTGCATAGCGTTGAAGGTGATGATGGCGACGACTATGTGCTAGAGTTCTTTCTACAGTTGGGGAATAAAGATAGCAGACATGTAGTGAACTTGGTGCAAACATTGAAGCAGCGGATTGAAATCGCTTCTGGATTTGAATTGGGTGAGATATTATTACCTGTAGAAGTTACTGATCAACCACCTAGGGATGTTAGTTGTCTGTCTTTGAGTACAAATCCTCATATTATTCCAATATCCTCAACCACATCGGCTAACGCCTTGACACCTGAGACGGATTCATCAGATGCGGAGTCATTGTCTGCAAATGTTGCTAAAACGGACCCTGCAAATGTCCCAAGCCAACAGTCACCTAAACAAATTCAGCCCAATAAACATGAATGTATTATCACCGACAATGTAAGTATGCAGAAAACGAAACAAAGCAGAAAACGTAAGATAGACTCGCTGACAATGGAGACAGTCAATCAACATGTTGGAAAACCACTAGGCCAAACCGCCGAAATCCTTGGTG TTAGTAGATCTACATTGAAGCGTTTTTGTCGGGTGCATGGGATATCCAGTTGGCCCGTGCCAAAGCATAGCAAAAGAAGCGAATTTGGGTCAGAGAAACAATTGCAACAGTCGTCAATGCATAGCGTGGGTCATGTTTCAGACACGGGGTTGTTGACAGTGAAGGCGAGTTTTAAAGATGATATGATAAAGTTCCCATTTTGTGTTTCATCCGGGTTGATGGAACTGGAAAAGGAAGTGGCAGAAAGGGTGGATGTAAAGGGTCAAAGGCTTAGTCTAAAATACGAGGATGAAGAGAAAGATTGGGTGCTTATTACATGTGACGCTGACTTGGAGTCTTTGGCTAGTAACACCGCTATCAAATTACTCGTCTATGTGGCCGATGATGATCGATTAGCTTATGAAACATCACACTGA
- the LOC110944539 gene encoding uncharacterized protein LOC110944539 yields the protein MAASSSATNISAPFVPLFKDEGYEHWSLRMKTILRSCELWDVVYLGITATSNGDDQHREAKKKDAQAMAIIQRGVDDQLFSRIAAAESAKDTWETLRMEFQGDSQVQAVKLQSLRREFENFNMKDDEVVGEYFSRVTANVSLQRAFGEEVSDQKVVEKILRSLSPKFDYVIPSIEVALDLSTIKPVKLMGMLQSQEERLNERTIVSCNTSKICVQ from the coding sequence ATGGCTGCTTCATCATCTGCTACAAACATCTCTGCTCCATTCGTTCCCCTATTCAAAGATGAGGGGTACGAACATTGGAGCTTAAGAATGAAAACTATCCTACGATCATGTGAATTGTGGGATGTTGTTTATCTTGGTATTACTGCTACAAGTAACGGAGATGATCAACATCGCGAGGCTAAGAAGAAAGATGCTCAAGCAATGGCTATTATTCAGCGTGGTGTTGATGACCAACTATTCTCCCGTATTGCCGCTGCTGAATCTGCTAAGGACACCTGGGAAACTCTTCGTATGGAATTCCAGGGTGATTCTCAAGTCCAGGCAGTTAAGCTTCAAAGTCTCCGGCGAGAGTTCGAAAATTTCAATATGAAGGATGATGAAGTCGTGGGGGAATACTTCTCTCGTGTTACTGCCAATGTAAGTCTACAAAGAGCATTTGGAGAAGAAGTGTCCGATCAAAAGGTTGTTGAGAAGATCCTTCGAAGCCTATCACCAAAATTTGATTATGTGATCCCATCCATTGAAGTCGCTCTGGATCTATCCACTATCAAGCCAGTGAAGCTTATGGGGATGCTTCAATCCCAAGAAGAAAGGCTGAACGAGAGGACTATTGtgagttgtaacacctcgaaaatttgtgtccaatag